In one Corallococcus sp. EGB genomic region, the following are encoded:
- a CDS encoding L,D-transpeptidase family protein, whose product MLASALHRESPLRPAESPDTREPAPVLSVLPRGVERPGDRTGASGGNSLTRFSGPAPSSLAGGTSPRALALAPPSDGVSGPEEHARDGVTGTAVAAGTAAVTTPRATGGSEAAATAPGASTRPVDTVGTATVPVASGPLVRARVPAASVLEHPRFTGSPQLADVASGATVLGTGAKGDGLRAVQGALLDMGFALYGGADGRYGPDTARALRNFQVHAGLRSSGVLDAATLKALEALAPAAGSRGQSRALPSPFYSGQPVRVVIALREHRTFLFDPEGKLVDIFPNAAGTTATPTHPGLKVVRAKLDQVATEDAGARLWNDRHVFGARLLDLSWADGRRSGEELHGTSAPALLGGDVSHG is encoded by the coding sequence ATGCTCGCATCCGCACTGCATCGAGAATCACCGCTGCGTCCCGCTGAATCGCCCGACACGCGCGAGCCCGCGCCTGTCCTGTCCGTCCTGCCCCGTGGAGTCGAACGTCCGGGGGACAGGACGGGGGCGTCCGGGGGCAACTCGCTGACGCGCTTCAGCGGGCCCGCGCCGTCCTCGCTGGCTGGCGGCACTTCGCCCCGGGCGCTGGCCCTCGCGCCGCCCTCTGACGGTGTGTCCGGTCCGGAGGAGCACGCACGCGACGGCGTGACAGGCACCGCGGTGGCCGCTGGGACCGCGGCCGTGACGACTCCCCGGGCGACGGGCGGGAGCGAGGCCGCCGCGACGGCCCCAGGCGCATCCACGCGCCCCGTGGACACCGTGGGGACCGCGACCGTGCCGGTGGCTTCAGGGCCGCTCGTTCGCGCCAGGGTTCCGGCGGCGAGTGTCCTGGAGCATCCCCGCTTCACCGGCTCGCCCCAGCTCGCGGACGTGGCCTCCGGCGCGACGGTGCTGGGCACGGGCGCGAAGGGGGACGGGCTTCGCGCGGTGCAGGGCGCGCTCCTGGACATGGGGTTCGCGCTGTACGGCGGCGCGGACGGGCGCTACGGCCCGGACACGGCCCGCGCGCTGCGCAACTTCCAGGTGCATGCGGGCCTGCGCTCCAGCGGCGTGCTCGACGCCGCCACGCTGAAGGCCCTGGAGGCGCTCGCCCCCGCTGCGGGCTCACGGGGACAGTCGCGCGCCCTGCCCTCCCCTTTCTACTCAGGCCAGCCGGTGCGCGTGGTCATCGCGCTGCGCGAGCACCGCACCTTCCTCTTCGACCCGGAAGGAAAGCTGGTGGACATCTTCCCCAACGCGGCGGGCACCACCGCCACGCCCACGCACCCGGGCCTCAAGGTCGTCCGGGCGAAGCTGGATCAGGTGGCCACCGAGGACGCGGGCGCGCGGCTGTGGAACGACCGGCACGTGTTCGGCGCGCGGCTGCTGGACCTGTCCTGGGCGGATGGACGGCGCAGCGGCGAGGAGCTGCATGGCACCAGCGCCCCCGCCCTGCTCGGGGGCGACGTGTCCCACGGCTGA
- a CDS encoding ATP-binding protein: protein MTKVRKVNKADPLADLPRWAQQLARKYYTKTVSTFLLYGAVRDLQPLQLEDGGRGFGTLKTFLSEELFGGRDHVLFYDRSSGIRSATPETQKDLARAMTGYDAMYGTDFSKVLPRDPGRALQILENFLRMRLSEGRSLALIIDFAETLVPGGEMSHLSAEDRFVVATLDKWAHDPQFLAGDVSVVLLAENLADVSPRISRNPYVAPIELPLPTEEERLEYVRSKLEGKKLQSVSEVPLAGLAKMTAGLSRINLDRVLTEALEREIRITPELLKEKKKELIQAECHGLLEFIEPAHTLDAVAGHAPAKQMLRQAASALKKGRIEVMPMGYLVSGPVGTGKTFMVSCFAGEIGIPVVKFLNFRSQWQGVTESNLEKIFNLLKALWPVAVMVDEADTFLGNRDSGGDSGTSSRIFGSIASFMGNTQYRGKIVWFLLTARPDLLPIDLKRQGRAEEHLALFYPQTDEERNELFQAMSKKTGVSVDGVESFSALIPGGVRAFSGADIEAVMVRSKFRALAEGRDQVTKDDLVAVLADFVPPSYPLEIEMQNLVAVQECTSRALLPENFRKLDRDFISKRVRELKMLLEEQ from the coding sequence GTGACGAAGGTGCGTAAGGTGAACAAGGCGGATCCGCTGGCGGATCTGCCCCGCTGGGCGCAGCAGCTGGCGCGCAAGTACTACACGAAGACGGTCAGCACCTTCCTGCTGTACGGGGCCGTGAGGGATTTGCAGCCCCTGCAGTTGGAGGACGGCGGGCGCGGCTTCGGGACGCTCAAGACATTCCTGTCGGAGGAGCTGTTCGGCGGGCGGGACCACGTCCTGTTCTACGACCGCTCGTCGGGCATCCGCTCCGCGACCCCGGAGACGCAGAAGGACCTGGCGCGGGCCATGACGGGCTACGACGCCATGTACGGCACGGACTTCTCCAAGGTCCTGCCGCGCGACCCGGGCCGGGCGCTGCAGATCCTGGAGAACTTCCTGCGCATGCGCCTGAGCGAGGGCCGCTCGCTGGCGCTCATCATCGACTTCGCGGAGACGCTGGTGCCCGGCGGGGAGATGAGCCACCTGTCCGCGGAGGACCGCTTCGTGGTGGCCACGCTGGACAAGTGGGCGCACGACCCGCAGTTCCTGGCGGGCGACGTGTCGGTGGTGCTGCTGGCGGAGAACCTGGCGGACGTGTCGCCGCGCATCAGCCGCAACCCGTACGTGGCGCCCATCGAGCTGCCGCTGCCCACGGAGGAGGAGCGCCTGGAGTACGTGCGCTCCAAGCTGGAGGGCAAGAAGCTCCAGTCGGTGTCGGAGGTGCCGCTGGCGGGCCTGGCGAAGATGACGGCAGGCCTGTCGCGCATCAACCTGGACCGCGTGCTCACGGAGGCGCTGGAGCGAGAGATCCGCATCACGCCGGAGCTGCTCAAGGAGAAGAAGAAGGAGCTCATCCAGGCGGAGTGCCACGGCCTCCTGGAGTTCATCGAGCCCGCGCACACGCTGGACGCGGTGGCGGGGCACGCGCCCGCCAAGCAGATGCTGCGGCAGGCGGCGTCCGCGCTGAAGAAGGGCCGCATCGAGGTCATGCCCATGGGCTACCTGGTGAGCGGACCGGTGGGCACGGGCAAGACGTTCATGGTGAGCTGCTTCGCCGGGGAGATTGGCATCCCGGTGGTGAAGTTCCTGAACTTCCGCAGCCAGTGGCAGGGCGTGACGGAGTCGAACCTGGAGAAGATCTTCAACCTGCTGAAGGCCCTGTGGCCGGTGGCGGTGATGGTGGACGAGGCGGACACCTTCCTCGGCAACCGCGACTCCGGCGGGGACTCCGGCACGAGCAGCCGCATCTTCGGCTCCATTGCGTCCTTCATGGGCAACACGCAGTACCGCGGCAAGATTGTCTGGTTCCTGCTGACGGCGCGGCCGGACCTGCTGCCCATCGACCTGAAGCGCCAGGGCCGCGCGGAGGAGCACCTCGCGCTCTTCTATCCGCAGACGGATGAGGAGCGGAACGAGCTGTTCCAGGCGATGAGCAAGAAGACGGGCGTGTCGGTGGACGGCGTGGAGTCCTTCTCCGCGCTCATCCCCGGCGGCGTGCGCGCCTTCAGCGGCGCGGACATCGAGGCGGTGATGGTGCGCTCGAAGTTCCGCGCGCTGGCGGAGGGGCGCGACCAGGTGACGAAGGACGACCTGGTCGCGGTGCTGGCGGACTTCGTGCCGCCCAGCTACCCGCTGGAAATCGAGATGCAGAACCTGGTGGCGGTGCAGGAGTGCACCAGCCGGGCGCTGCTGCCGGAGAACTTCCGCAAGCTGGACCGCGACTTCATCAGCAAGCGCGTGCGGGAGCTGAAGATGCTCCTGGAAGAGCAGTAG